The following proteins are co-located in the Salvelinus namaycush isolate Seneca chromosome 33, SaNama_1.0, whole genome shotgun sequence genome:
- the LOC120028067 gene encoding E3 ubiquitin-protein ligase TRIM39-like, protein MASSNSLLPEEQFQCSICLEVLTDPITTPCGHNFCQACINGYWKSTEQCQCPMCKETFDKRPKLKINTTLREVVNHFKGRRTKNQVQQMIQKCLQKVKEIKHSAELSNRDAEREREESEQVFTTLVRSMQRSQAEVSKMIGEKQKATMRQAEGLIKELEQEITELQRRCSELEQLSHSKDHLHLLQSSPTLCPPKSTKDWSDVSITQNKSKWNVQKDISQLDKKVRRALSELEEKLNNVLEKSKGDELKRMQQYAVDVTMDPDTAHPLIIVSGNGKLVRTGHFEQNHFYNLKRFRSRVAVLAKEGFTSGRFYYEVQVKGKTGWNVGVAKESVNRKTGGLYPEQGFWTVWLSFQVDYEACTDPHTSLSLKSKPEKLGVFVDYEEGQVSFYDVDTRSHIFSFTGCTFTEKLYPYLNPFDDYDGSNSAPMIITPVNQTH, encoded by the exons ATGGCGTCCTCGAACAGTCTGCTGCCAGAGGAGCAGTTCCAGTGCTCTATCTGTCTGGAGGTTCTCACTGATCCGATCACCACTCCATGTGGACACAACTTCTGCCAGGCCTGTATCAACGGGTACTGGAAAAGCACTGAACAGTGCCAGTGTCCAATGTGTAAGGAGACCTTTGACAAAAGGCCTAAGCTCAAAATCAACACAACACTCCGAGAGGTTGTGAATCATTTTAAGGGGA GAAGGACAAAGAATCAAGTACAGCAGATGATCCAGAAGTGCCTACAGAAGGTTAAAGAGATCAAACACTCAGCGGAGCTCAGCaacagagatgcagagagagagagagaagaaagtgaACAGGTCTTCACCACTCTAGTCCGCTCCATGCAGAGAAGCCAGGCTGAGGTGTCTAAGATGATTGGAGAGAAGCAGAAAGCAACCATGCGGCAGGCTGAGGGGCTCATTAAAGAGCTGGAGCAGGAaatcactgagctacagaggagatGCTCAGAGCTGGAGCAGCTCTCACACTCTAAGGatcatctccacctcctccaaaGCTCGCCAACCCTGTGCCCCCCTAAATCCACCAAGGACTGGTCTGATGTCAGTATTACCCAGAACAAGAGCAAGTGGAATGTGCAGAAAGACATATCCCAGCTGGATAAAAAGGTGAGGAGAGCACTTTCTGAACTTGAGGagaaattgaataatgtattGGAGAAGTCAAAAGGTGATGAACTGAAGAGGATGCAGCAGTATGCAGTGGATGTCACTATGGACCCTGATACAGCACATCCCCTTATCATTGTATCTGGCAATGGGAAACTAGTGAGAACAGGTCACTTTGAACAGAACCACTTCTACAACCTAAAGAGGTTTAGAAGTCGTGTAGCTGTTTTGGCAAAGGAGGGTTTCACCTCGGGGAGATTCTACTATGAGGTGCAGGtgaaggggaagactgggtggaatGTAGGAGTGGCCAAAGAGTCGGTTAATAGAAAGACAGGTGGATTATACCCAGAGCAAGGATTCTGGACCGTGTGGTTGTCTTTTCAGGTTGACTATGAGGCCTGCACAGACCCCCATACCTCCCTCTCACTGAAGAGCAAGCCGGAGAAGTTGGGGGTGTTTGTGGATTATGAGGAGGGTCAAGTCTCCTTCTATGACGTGGACACCAGGTCTCATATCTTCTCTTTCACCGGCTGCACCTTCACAGAGAAGCTCTATCCATACTTGAACCCCTTTGATGATTATGATGGCTCAAATTCAGCACCAATGATCATCACCCCTGTTAACCAGACACACTGA